Proteins from a single region of Amorphus orientalis:
- the tsf gene encoding translation elongation factor Ts — MSISAQEVKELREKTGAGMMDCKRALTESGGDMEAAVDWLRKKGLSKAAKKADRVAAEGLIGVAQGDGAAALVEVNSETDFVARNETFQKLVRTIATEALSTAGDRDALLAATMPGAGHSISDEITESIATIGENMNLRRVAVLSVSPGVVATYVHNAVADGLGKLGVLVALESEGKPEVLNDLGKKIAMHVAAVNPLAVTPDEVDPAVVERERAVYSDQARQSGKPENIIEKMVEGRLRKFYEEVALLKQNFVVDPDNTVEKAIEAAQAEAGAPIKLVAFMRFALGEGVEKEESDFAAEVAAAAGN, encoded by the coding sequence ATGAGCATTTCCGCTCAAGAGGTCAAAGAGCTCCGCGAGAAGACCGGCGCCGGCATGATGGACTGCAAGCGGGCGCTGACGGAATCCGGCGGCGACATGGAAGCGGCAGTCGACTGGCTGCGCAAGAAAGGTCTTTCCAAGGCCGCGAAGAAGGCCGACCGGGTTGCCGCCGAAGGCCTGATCGGCGTGGCCCAGGGCGACGGCGCGGCTGCGCTGGTCGAGGTCAATTCCGAGACCGACTTCGTGGCCCGCAACGAGACCTTCCAGAAGCTCGTGCGCACCATTGCCACCGAGGCGCTGTCGACGGCGGGTGACCGCGATGCGCTGCTCGCGGCGACGATGCCGGGGGCTGGCCATTCGATCTCCGACGAGATCACCGAATCGATCGCGACCATCGGCGAGAACATGAACCTGCGCCGCGTGGCGGTCCTGTCGGTCTCTCCGGGCGTGGTGGCGACCTATGTCCACAACGCCGTGGCCGACGGTCTCGGCAAGCTCGGCGTGCTGGTCGCGCTGGAGTCGGAAGGCAAGCCGGAGGTCCTCAACGACCTGGGCAAGAAGATCGCCATGCACGTGGCGGCCGTGAACCCGCTGGCGGTTACGCCGGACGAGGTCGATCCGGCCGTCGTCGAGCGCGAGCGGGCGGTCTATTCCGACCAGGCGCGCCAGTCGGGCAAGCCGGAGAATATCATCGAGAAGATGGTCGAAGGCCGGCTGCGCAAGTTCTACGAGGAAGTGGCGCTCCTGAAGCAGAACTTCGTCGTCGATCCGGACAACACCGTCGAGAAGGCGATCGAGGCGGCCCAGGCCGAGGCCGGCGCTCCGATCAAGCTCGTCGCGTTCATGCGCTTCGCGCTAGGCGAGGGCGTGGAGAAGGAAGAATCGGACTTTGCCGCCGAGGTCGCCGCGGCGGCCGGCAACTGA
- the rpsB gene encoding 30S ribosomal protein S2, which yields MALPDFTMRQLLEAGVHFGHQTHRWNPKMGQYIFGERNNIHIIDLAQTVPMLDQALKAVSDTVAGGGRVLMVGTKRAAQEAVAESARRSAQYYVNARWLGGMLTNWKTISVSIQRLRKLEDLIATDPQGLTKKERLFMDREREKLERNLGGIKDMGGVPDLVFIIDTNREQIAVQEARRLGIPVAAVVDSNCDPDGITYPVPGNDDAARAITLYCDLISRAAIDGLSRAQGSMGVDVGEEQEPQAEVALETPEAAQPEEVSLGEVSSDTAPAEAAEAPAAETSEAR from the coding sequence ATGGCTCTGCCCGATTTCACTATGCGCCAGCTCCTGGAAGCTGGTGTCCATTTTGGTCACCAGACCCACCGCTGGAACCCGAAGATGGGTCAGTACATCTTCGGCGAGCGCAACAACATTCACATCATCGACCTCGCGCAGACCGTGCCGATGCTCGACCAGGCCCTGAAGGCCGTGTCGGACACCGTCGCCGGCGGCGGACGCGTGCTGATGGTGGGCACCAAGCGTGCCGCGCAGGAGGCCGTTGCCGAATCCGCGCGCCGCTCGGCCCAGTACTACGTGAACGCCCGCTGGCTCGGCGGCATGCTGACCAACTGGAAGACGATCTCCGTCTCCATCCAGCGCCTGCGCAAGCTGGAAGACCTGATCGCTACCGACCCCCAGGGTCTCACCAAGAAAGAGCGGCTCTTCATGGACCGCGAGCGTGAGAAGCTGGAGCGGAACCTCGGCGGCATCAAGGACATGGGCGGCGTCCCGGACCTGGTGTTCATCATCGACACCAACCGCGAGCAGATCGCGGTCCAGGAAGCCCGCCGTCTCGGCATTCCGGTCGCGGCCGTGGTCGATTCCAACTGCGATCCGGACGGCATCACCTATCCGGTCCCGGGCAACGACGACGCGGCCCGCGCCATCACGCTCTACTGCGACCTGATCTCCCGCGCCGCCATCGACGGCCTGTCGCGGGCCCAGGGCTCGATGGGCGTGGACGTCGGCGAGGAGCAGGAGCCGCAGGCTGAGGTGGCTCTGGAAACGCCGGAAGCGGCGCAGCCGGAAGAAGTGTCGCTGGGCGAAGTGAGCAGCGACACGGCACCGGCCGAGGCCGCCGAAGCGCCGGCCGCGGAGACCTCCGAAGCCCGCTGA
- the dnaE gene encoding DNA polymerase III subunit alpha translates to MDATDGPGFVHLRVHSAFSLLEGALHLKDLIKLAKADKQPAVAITDTGNLFGALEFSEKAAGEGVQPIVGCQLAVAFLEEDGRRRQADTTLPSLVLIAADPTGYANLVKLVSRSHLEPVPGTRPHVPADALAEHAAGLICLSGGVGGPIGQAILHSTAALARRRFDWLAETFGDRFYCELQRHGLPEEATCEPVFIDFAYDAGVPLVATNEAFFPARGDFEAHDALICVAEGRRLNEDNRRQLTPEHYFKTRSEMMELFSDIPEALASTVEIARRCIQRPLKHPPILPRFATGDDVDAAEAEAAEAQALRDKAVAGLAARLAAHGPAPGTEEADYHARLDHELTIIERMKYPGYFLIVADFIQWGKAQGIPVGPGRGSGAGSLVAYALTITDLDPLRFGLLFERFLNPERVSMPDFDIDFCQERRDEVIEYVQDKYGHQQVAQIITFGTLQARAVLRDVGRVLELPYGQVDKLCKLVPANPANPVTLKEAVDGEPKLQEARDEEPIIATLLTMAMKLEGLYRHASTHAAGIVIGDRPLDELVPMYRDPRSDMPVTQFNMKWVEQAGLVKFDFLGLKTLTVIDTAVKLIAQRGIEVDLDSLPLDDAPTYEMLARGETVGVFQLESAGMRKALIGMRPDRFEDLIAIVALYRPGPMDNIPSYNRRKHGEEEPDYLHPLLEPILKETYGIIIYQEQVMQIAQVLSGYSLGDADLLRRAMGKKIKAEMDVQRGRFVDGAVEQGVKKSDASTIFDLVAKFANYGFNKSHAAAYALVAYHTAWLKANYPVEFLAATMTLDMGNTDKLSDFRREAMRLGIKVLPPSVNQSSASFSVADGAIVYALNAIKGVGRPLVDHIVALREERPFRDVTEFAHRINPKIANKRGLECLVTAGAFDTLEPNRARLMEGLDRVLGIAHRNADGIASGQNDFFGGEPQPVELPDILPWAPAETLQREYAAIGFYLSAHPLDDYRQVLERMRVQMWSTFVEAVKRGATAGRLVGTVTQRQERRTRSGNRMGIVRMSDPTGQYEAVIFSDGLAQFRDLLEPGQSVILMVHAEEREEGVSARIQSVEPLDEAALRLKRSLRVFLRDPAPLESLSRHLPKSGDADVSLVLLVDGGRQEVEVKLPGRYQVTPPVASALKQLPGVVQVEFA, encoded by the coding sequence ATGGATGCCACGGACGGACCCGGCTTCGTTCATCTCAGGGTTCACTCGGCGTTCTCGCTGCTCGAGGGCGCGCTGCATCTGAAGGACCTGATCAAGCTCGCCAAGGCGGACAAGCAGCCGGCCGTCGCGATCACCGACACCGGCAATCTGTTCGGCGCGCTGGAGTTCTCGGAAAAGGCGGCGGGCGAGGGGGTCCAGCCGATCGTCGGATGCCAGCTCGCGGTCGCCTTCCTGGAGGAGGACGGGCGGCGCCGGCAGGCGGACACGACGCTGCCGTCGCTGGTGCTGATCGCCGCCGATCCGACCGGCTATGCCAATCTCGTCAAACTGGTTAGCCGCTCGCATCTGGAACCGGTCCCCGGAACCCGGCCGCATGTACCCGCAGACGCGCTTGCCGAACACGCCGCCGGTCTGATCTGCCTGTCGGGCGGGGTCGGGGGACCGATCGGACAGGCGATCCTGCACAGCACGGCCGCCCTGGCGCGGCGCCGGTTCGACTGGCTCGCCGAGACCTTCGGCGACCGCTTCTACTGCGAGCTCCAGCGGCACGGACTGCCGGAGGAGGCGACCTGCGAACCGGTCTTCATCGATTTCGCCTACGACGCCGGCGTTCCGCTGGTGGCCACCAACGAGGCGTTCTTTCCCGCGCGCGGCGACTTCGAGGCCCATGACGCCCTGATCTGCGTGGCCGAAGGCCGCCGGCTGAACGAGGACAACCGGCGCCAGCTCACGCCCGAGCACTATTTCAAGACGCGCTCGGAGATGATGGAGCTGTTCTCCGACATCCCCGAGGCGCTCGCCTCCACGGTCGAGATCGCCCGGCGCTGCATCCAGCGGCCGCTGAAGCACCCGCCGATCCTGCCGCGCTTCGCCACCGGCGATGACGTGGATGCCGCCGAAGCGGAAGCCGCCGAAGCCCAGGCTCTGCGCGACAAGGCGGTTGCCGGGCTGGCGGCCCGGCTGGCTGCCCATGGACCCGCTCCCGGCACCGAAGAGGCCGACTATCACGCCCGCCTGGACCATGAGCTCACCATCATCGAGCGCATGAAATATCCGGGCTACTTCCTGATCGTTGCGGACTTCATCCAGTGGGGCAAGGCGCAGGGGATCCCCGTTGGCCCCGGCCGCGGCTCGGGTGCCGGGTCGCTGGTCGCCTACGCGCTCACGATCACCGACCTTGACCCGCTGCGGTTCGGTCTCCTGTTCGAGCGCTTCCTCAACCCCGAGCGCGTGTCGATGCCGGACTTCGACATCGACTTCTGCCAGGAGCGGCGCGATGAGGTGATCGAATACGTCCAGGACAAGTACGGTCACCAGCAGGTTGCCCAGATCATCACCTTCGGAACGCTGCAGGCGCGCGCCGTGCTGCGCGACGTGGGCCGGGTGCTGGAGCTGCCCTACGGTCAGGTCGACAAGCTGTGCAAGCTGGTGCCGGCGAACCCGGCCAATCCGGTCACGCTCAAGGAAGCGGTGGACGGCGAGCCGAAGCTGCAGGAGGCGCGTGACGAGGAGCCGATCATCGCCACGCTCCTGACCATGGCGATGAAGCTGGAGGGCCTCTACCGGCACGCCTCGACCCATGCCGCGGGTATCGTGATCGGCGACCGGCCGCTCGATGAGCTGGTCCCGATGTACCGCGATCCGCGCTCCGACATGCCGGTCACCCAGTTCAACATGAAATGGGTCGAGCAGGCCGGGCTGGTGAAGTTCGACTTCCTCGGCCTGAAGACGCTGACCGTGATCGACACGGCGGTGAAGCTGATCGCCCAGCGCGGCATCGAGGTCGACCTGGACTCGCTGCCGCTCGACGACGCGCCCACCTACGAGATGCTGGCGCGCGGCGAGACGGTCGGCGTGTTCCAGCTGGAAAGTGCGGGCATGCGCAAGGCCCTGATCGGCATGCGGCCCGACCGGTTCGAGGACCTGATTGCCATCGTGGCGCTCTATCGTCCGGGCCCGATGGACAACATCCCGAGCTACAACCGCCGCAAGCACGGCGAGGAGGAGCCCGACTATCTGCATCCGCTGCTGGAGCCGATCCTGAAGGAGACCTACGGGATCATCATCTACCAGGAGCAGGTGATGCAGATCGCCCAGGTCCTGTCGGGCTATTCGCTCGGCGACGCAGACCTTCTGCGCCGGGCGATGGGCAAGAAGATCAAGGCGGAGATGGACGTCCAGCGCGGCCGGTTCGTGGACGGCGCGGTGGAGCAGGGCGTCAAGAAGTCGGATGCCTCGACGATCTTCGACCTGGTTGCCAAGTTCGCCAACTACGGCTTCAACAAGTCCCACGCCGCCGCCTACGCGCTGGTCGCCTATCACACGGCCTGGCTGAAGGCGAACTACCCCGTCGAGTTCCTGGCGGCGACCATGACGCTCGACATGGGCAACACCGACAAGCTGTCGGATTTCCGGCGCGAAGCGATGCGGCTCGGCATCAAGGTGCTGCCGCCCTCGGTGAACCAGTCGTCGGCGAGCTTCTCGGTCGCCGACGGGGCGATCGTCTATGCGCTCAACGCCATCAAGGGCGTGGGCCGCCCGCTCGTCGACCACATCGTGGCGCTGCGGGAGGAGCGTCCGTTCCGCGACGTGACGGAGTTCGCCCACCGCATCAATCCGAAGATCGCCAACAAGCGCGGGCTGGAATGCCTGGTGACGGCCGGCGCGTTCGACACGCTGGAGCCGAACCGGGCCCGGCTGATGGAAGGACTGGATCGGGTGCTCGGCATCGCCCACCGCAACGCCGACGGGATCGCGTCCGGGCAGAACGACTTCTTCGGCGGCGAGCCACAGCCGGTGGAACTGCCGGACATCCTGCCGTGGGCGCCGGCGGAAACCCTGCAACGCGAATATGCGGCGATCGGCTTCTATCTGTCGGCCCATCCGCTCGACGACTACCGCCAGGTGCTGGAGCGCATGCGCGTGCAGATGTGGTCGACCTTCGTGGAGGCGGTGAAGCGCGGCGCCACGGCCGGCCGTCTGGTCGGTACCGTCACCCAGCGCCAGGAACGGCGGACCCGGTCCGGCAACCGGATGGGCATCGTGCGCATGTCGGACCCGACAGGGCAGTACGAGGCGGTGATCTTCTCCGACGGGCTTGCCCAGTTCCGCGATCTCCTGGAGCCGGGCCAGTCGGTGATCCTGATGGTCCACGCGGAAGAGCGGGAAGAGGGGGTGTCGGCCCGGATCCAGTCCGTCGAGCCGCTGGACGAGGCGGCGCTTCGGCTGAAGCGGTCGCTCCGGGTCTTCCTGCGCGATCCGGCGCCGTTGGAGAGCCTGTCGCGCCATCTTCCGAAGTCCGGCGACGCCGACGTGTCGCTGGTGCTTCTGGTGGACGGCGGACGCCAGGAGGTCGAGGTCAAGCTGCCGGGCCGCTATCAGGTCACGCCGCCGGTCGCCAGCGCCCTGAAGCAGCTTCCGGGCGTGGTGCAGGTGGAGTTTGCCTGA